Below is a window of Streptomyces sp. ITFR-16 DNA.
CCGCCGCCGCCCGGGGACACAGCGGCTACGGTCCGCTCGTGTCCGACCCCGACGGGCTGCTCGACCTGCCGGAGGGCTTCCGTTACCGGGTGCTCTCCCGCGAGGGCGACCCGCTCCGCTCCGGCGAGGGGCCGGTCCCCAGCCACTGCGACGGCATGGCCGCGTTCGCCGGCCGGCGCGGACACGTCCGGCTGGTGCGCAACCACGAGAACCGGGCCGACGCGGCGATCGCCGTGCCGGTCGTCGAGGGCCTCACCTACGACCCGATGGGCAAGGGCGGCTGCACGGCCCTGGAGCTCGACAGCGACAACCGCGTGCTCGGCGAACGGGTCGCCATCGCCGGCACGGCGGTCAACTGCGCGGGCGGGCGCACTTCTTGGGACACATGGCTGACCTGCGAGGAGACCGAGGACAAGGCCGGCACCAACGGCTACACCAAGGACCACGGCTACATCTTCGAGGTGGACGGCGCCGATCCGCGCCGCACCGGGGCCGTGCCGCTGACCGCGATGGGCCGCTTCCAGCACGAGGCCGTCGCGATCGACCCGCGCCGCGGGATCGTGTACGAGACGGAGGACGCGTTCGAGAAGCCGTTCGGGCTCTTCTACCGCTTCCTGCCGAAGAAGCCGCTCGGCGGCACGGGTTCGCTGCGGGCCGGGGGGCGGCTGGAGGCGATGCGGGTGCCGGGCGTCCCGGACCTGTCCGCGGTCCAGGAGACCGGGACCGTCTTC
It encodes the following:
- a CDS encoding alkaline phosphatase PhoX, coding for MTTASRRSATRRQILAASGGTTSIAFIGALPELFAGTAAARGHSGYGPLVSDPDGLLDLPEGFRYRVLSREGDPLRSGEGPVPSHCDGMAAFAGRRGHVRLVRNHENRADAAIAVPVVEGLTYDPMGKGGCTALELDSDNRVLGERVAIAGTAVNCAGGRTSWDTWLTCEETEDKAGTNGYTKDHGYIFEVDGADPRRTGAVPLTAMGRFQHEAVAIDPRRGIVYETEDAFEKPFGLFYRFLPKKPLGGTGSLRAGGRLEAMRVPGVPDLSAVQETGTVFEGIEWVPVPDPQAAETPIRFQDFGPKGITHGQKLEGCYWGGSSVYFVSSFAHRSEGSAADHFGQVWRYEPQRRRLTLVIVFGPDTDIQLPGESPDSITLAPGGGLMVCEDGGGAQHVFGLTRRGEVYPMARGRQNTGTAEEPEWGEFAGVTFAPDDATMYVNVYTPGTTFAVTGPWR